The DNA window AGGGGAAAGGATGAAGATATTGTTTATGGATGATGATAAAACGACTCAAAAAGTTGCAAGAGAAATGCTTAAAACTCTCAGCTGTGAAGTTGATTTTGCATCAAATGGCAGTGAAGCTGTAAATAAATATGAAAAAGCAACGGAGGAAGGGAAATATTTCGATATAGTCATTCTGGATATCGTAATACCTGAAGGAGATGACGGTATAAAAACATTGAAGAAGATTCGCCAAATCAAT is part of the Candidatus Schekmanbacteria bacterium genome and encodes:
- a CDS encoding response regulator, with protein sequence GERMKILFMDDDKTTQKVAREMLKTLSCEVDFASNGSEAVNKYEKATEEGKYFDIVILDIVIPEGDDGIKTLKKIRQINPKAKVIALTGFANREIITNYKKYGFSSAIEKPFTLEKLKTTLNIR